One genomic region from Aliarcobacter cryaerophilus ATCC 43158 encodes:
- a CDS encoding NAD(P)/FAD-dependent oxidoreductase, whose translation MEENCDVLIIGGGPSGSIAACKLLKAGFSVTILEKLEFPRFVIGESLLPKCNEVLESIGILDVIKDQGFMLKPGAIFIDEDKIEEIIDFRENLGQKCNTSFQVKREEFDNVLLQTAIKLGADVRHKVEVIDYDNEKNIIYAQNEDGVKSSFKARFVLDASGYGRVLPQLLNLDEPSDLKLRNAILTRMTGEIRRDKEHEGFIDIVIHDDNKAWFWGIPFSDGVTSIGIVCEENYFLDTGLSKEEFLLKAINSHKYLKEKYKNAKQVAPVRIINGYSASIKKMYGKGFAMSGNATEFLDPVFSSGVTLALESSSRVASLIIDELNGKEVDWQKDYEDYMMMGINVFREFVYAWYSGKLRKIFYAKNKSKQIKQSIASILSGYVWDENNYFVKNTKQRIDALVEMSESQN comes from the coding sequence ATGGAAGAAAATTGTGATGTACTTATAATTGGGGGAGGACCTAGCGGTTCTATTGCTGCTTGTAAACTTTTAAAAGCTGGGTTTAGTGTAACAATTTTGGAAAAATTAGAGTTTCCAAGATTTGTAATAGGTGAGTCACTTCTTCCAAAATGTAATGAAGTTTTAGAAAGTATTGGAATTTTAGATGTAATAAAAGATCAGGGTTTTATGTTAAAACCTGGAGCTATTTTTATTGATGAAGATAAAATTGAAGAGATAATTGATTTTAGAGAGAATTTAGGTCAAAAGTGTAATACAAGTTTTCAAGTAAAAAGAGAAGAATTTGACAATGTTTTACTTCAAACAGCTATTAAATTAGGGGCTGATGTAAGACATAAAGTTGAAGTTATAGATTATGATAATGAAAAAAATATTATATACGCACAAAATGAAGATGGAGTAAAAAGTAGTTTTAAAGCAAGATTTGTTTTAGATGCTTCTGGATATGGAAGAGTTTTACCGCAACTTTTAAATCTTGATGAGCCATCTGATTTAAAACTAAGAAATGCAATTCTAACAAGAATGACAGGTGAAATAAGAAGAGATAAAGAGCATGAAGGCTTCATCGATATTGTTATACATGATGATAATAAAGCTTGGTTTTGGGGAATTCCTTTTAGTGATGGAGTAACTTCTATTGGTATAGTTTGTGAAGAGAACTATTTTTTGGATACGGGACTTTCAAAAGAAGAATTTTTATTAAAAGCTATAAATAGCCATAAATATTTAAAAGAAAAATATAAAAATGCAAAACAAGTGGCACCTGTAAGAATTATAAATGGTTACTCTGCATCTATTAAAAAGATGTATGGAAAAGGTTTTGCAATGAGTGGAAATGCTACAGAGTTTTTAGATCCAGTTTTCTCTTCAGGCGTTACATTGGCATTGGAGTCATCTTCAAGAGTTGCATCTTTGATTATTGATGAGTTAAATGGAAAAGAAGTAGATTGGCAAAAAGATTATGAAGATTATATGATGATGGGCATAAATGTTTTTAGGGAGTTTGTATATGCTTGGTATAGTGGAAAACTAAGAAAAATTTTTTATGCTAAAAATAAATCTAAACAGATAAAACAATCTATTGCTTCAATACTTTCAGGCTATGTTTGGGATGAAAATAACTATTTTGTAAAAAATACAAAACAAAGAATTGATGCACTTGTTGAGATGAGTGAGAGCCAAAATTAA
- a CDS encoding beta-ketoacyl-[acyl-carrier-protein] synthase family protein, which produces MNFKNRVFINYFDTISCAGDNANELFSSICEKKDTITLDTNYVKHRVVAIGKIKKENALNDILLERLKELLKNLNLKDFQDTLLVVGSSVGGMSETENIYFKDKNYKNIDYKKHPIDSIAYFLKTHFTFYDDISFSTACTSSANALGYAKEVIQKGVYKNVLVVGIDDLSYTTVCGFSALSVLSSKPCTPFDKNREGMNVAEGFGILFLQDKKQDSSIEILGAGYSSDAHHMTQPHPQGLGAFEAMKNALKDAKLKPDDIEYINAHGTGTYANDFSELTAIKELFKDTKFKPKVSSTKSVTGHTLGAAGAIEAIICCMVLKNQTILPNKSLNEIEIDGINYPMTTSKQDIKYTLSNSFAFGGNNTSLIFGLCNED; this is translated from the coding sequence ATGAATTTTAAAAATAGGGTTTTTATAAACTATTTTGACACTATTTCTTGTGCAGGAGATAATGCGAATGAGCTTTTCTCTTCAATTTGTGAAAAAAAAGATACTATAACTTTAGATACAAATTATGTAAAACATAGAGTTGTAGCTATTGGAAAGATAAAAAAAGAGAACGCTTTAAATGATATTTTGCTTGAAAGATTAAAAGAACTCTTGAAAAACTTAAATTTAAAAGATTTTCAAGATACTCTTTTGGTTGTAGGTTCAAGTGTTGGTGGAATGAGTGAAACTGAAAATATATATTTTAAAGATAAAAACTATAAAAATATAGATTATAAAAAACATCCAATAGATTCAATAGCATATTTTTTAAAAACACACTTTACTTTTTATGATGATATATCTTTTTCAACTGCTTGTACTTCAAGTGCAAATGCTCTTGGTTATGCAAAAGAGGTAATACAAAAAGGTGTATATAAAAATGTTTTAGTTGTTGGAATTGATGATTTATCCTATACAACTGTTTGTGGATTTTCAGCTTTAAGTGTCTTATCTTCAAAGCCTTGTACCCCTTTTGATAAAAATAGAGAGGGTATGAATGTAGCTGAAGGTTTTGGTATTTTATTTTTACAAGATAAAAAACAAGATAGTTCAATAGAAATTTTAGGTGCTGGATATAGTTCAGATGCACACCATATGACACAACCACATCCTCAAGGTTTAGGAGCATTTGAAGCCATGAAAAATGCTTTAAAAGATGCTAAACTAAAACCAGATGATATTGAGTACATAAATGCTCATGGAACTGGAACTTATGCAAATGATTTTTCAGAATTAACAGCAATTAAAGAGCTTTTTAAAGATACTAAGTTTAAGCCAAAAGTTAGTTCTACAAAATCAGTTACAGGACATACTTTAGGAGCTGCTGGAGCTATTGAAGCAATTATATGTTGTATGGTTTTAAAAAATCAAACTATTTTGCCAAATAAAAGTTTAAATGAGATAGAAATAGATGGAATAAACTATCCCATGACTACTTCTAAACAAGATATAAAATATACTCTTAGTAACTCTTTTGCATTTGGTGGGAATAATACATCTTTGATTTTTGGATTGTGTAATGAAGATTAA
- a CDS encoding beta-ketoacyl synthase chain length factor, whose amino-acid sequence MKINLEILDAFYLFDKDSIEELNTKELVPQMVFRRRLTKASKLVIEALHKIDAKNSRIIYGTSFGELLSTANILKAILDESMLSPTDFQNSVYNTAVSYASILFENKNEILTISSGDETSLKVLKAGAIKALDKDEVVLICSETLNIPNIKEVNSCIDFLESVVALKVKISEENSTINLENIPLKGFSNSIQHLMFIAQNFDKTKKNILRVDI is encoded by the coding sequence ATGAAGATTAATTTAGAAATATTAGATGCTTTTTATCTTTTTGATAAAGATAGTATTGAAGAGTTAAATACAAAAGAGTTAGTACCTCAAATGGTTTTTAGAAGAAGATTAACAAAAGCTTCAAAGCTTGTAATTGAAGCCTTACATAAAATAGATGCAAAAAATAGCAGAATTATATATGGTACATCTTTTGGAGAGTTATTATCAACAGCTAATATATTAAAAGCTATTTTAGATGAAAGTATGTTATCTCCAACAGATTTTCAAAATTCTGTTTATAATACAGCAGTTTCTTATGCTTCTATTTTATTTGAAAATAAAAATGAGATACTCACTATTTCAAGTGGAGATGAAACTTCTTTAAAAGTTTTAAAAGCAGGTGCAATTAAAGCTTTGGATAAAGATGAGGTAGTTTTGATTTGTAGTGAAACTTTAAATATTCCAAATATAAAAGAAGTAAACTCTTGTATCGATTTTTTGGAATCTGTTGTTGCTTTAAAAGTAAAAATAAGTGAAGAAAATAGCACTATAAATCTTGAAAATATACCTTTAAAAGGTTTTTCTAACTCTATACAACATCTTATGTTTATTGCTCAAAATTTTGATAAAACTAAAAAAAATATCCTAAGAGTTGATATATGA
- a CDS encoding alpha/beta fold hydrolase, with product MLSCKIKYIFVIFFLFSKIFADEFYIQEPILNSQVYINVDGNIENEPIVFVHGLGDEASTIWQETILKLKDNYYVITFDLPGFGKSSKDNVEYTPEKYAQVLDFLVSKFLDNRQFYLVGHSMGGAISLKYATLHQDKIKKLFVIDSAGILHKDSYGEFMIKNQVSKMVDENSRSELNGQISQFATNITNSLASILPKDLSSVVRDERIRTKFLNSPTSIAALGLMTEDWFELHNIKIPTMILWGENDGVTPLRSGYVLNFLLDNSKLFIIKNSGHVPILDSKEDYFGYLDYFLIDDIKKDEKIYKQSSLNRELKNSKGELKDCSYKYLKIVNSNNLYLNNCNIEKLIIENSDVYIIDSNIGSSSNSIQAINSNINITSTIIKGDTAINLFNSKLDIAGSKIEANSTAIFSQGINDIIFSLTTIVSPVTKKVFHKKVTMNNKEKY from the coding sequence TTGTTAAGTTGCAAGATTAAATATATTTTTGTAATATTTTTTCTGTTTTCTAAGATATTTGCAGATGAGTTTTATATACAAGAACCAATTTTAAACTCTCAAGTATATATAAATGTTGATGGAAATATTGAAAATGAACCAATAGTTTTTGTACATGGTTTAGGTGATGAAGCTTCAACTATTTGGCAAGAAACTATTCTAAAATTAAAAGATAACTACTATGTAATAACTTTTGATTTACCAGGTTTTGGAAAATCATCAAAAGATAATGTTGAATATACACCAGAAAAATATGCACAAGTTTTAGATTTTTTAGTTTCTAAATTTTTAGATAATAGACAATTTTATTTAGTTGGACACTCTATGGGTGGAGCTATTAGCCTTAAATATGCCACTTTACATCAAGATAAAATTAAAAAACTTTTTGTTATTGATTCTGCTGGGATTTTACATAAAGATTCTTATGGTGAATTTATGATAAAAAATCAAGTTAGTAAAATGGTTGATGAAAATAGTAGAAGTGAATTAAATGGTCAAATATCACAATTTGCAACAAATATCACAAATAGTTTAGCAAGTATTTTACCAAAGGATTTAAGTAGCGTTGTAAGAGATGAAAGAATTAGAACCAAATTTTTAAATTCACCAACTTCAATAGCAGCATTAGGACTTATGACTGAAGATTGGTTTGAGTTACATAATATTAAAATTCCTACAATGATATTATGGGGAGAAAATGATGGAGTTACTCCTTTAAGAAGTGGATACGTTTTAAATTTTTTATTGGATAATTCAAAACTATTTATAATAAAAAATAGTGGGCATGTTCCAATACTTGATTCAAAAGAAGATTATTTTGGATATTTAGATTATTTTTTAATCGATGATATAAAAAAAGATGAAAAAATATATAAGCAAAGTAGTTTAAATAGAGAGTTAAAAAATAGTAAAGGTGAATTAAAAGATTGTAGTTATAAATACTTAAAAATTGTTAATTCAAATAATTTATATTTAAATAATTGCAATATAGAAAAACTTATAATTGAAAACTCTGATGTTTATATTATAGATTCAAATATAGGCTCAAGTTCCAACTCAATACAAGCAATAAACTCTAATATAAATATTACATCTACTATTATAAAAGGTGATACTGCAATAAATCTGTTTAATTCAAAACTTGATATTGCAGGTTCAAAAATAGAAGCTAATAGCACAGCTATTTTTAGTCAAGGAATAAATGATATAATTTTTTCTTTAACTACTATTGTAAGTCCAGTAACAAAAAAAGTATTTCATAAAAAAGTAACAATGAATAATAAAGAAAAATATTAG